In the genome of Oceanispirochaeta sp. M1, one region contains:
- a CDS encoding sugar ABC transporter ATP-binding protein, whose amino-acid sequence MSETLISIKELYKQYPGVQALNDVSFDIKRNTVHCIVGENGAGKSTLIKILAGAVQRTKGDITINGKSFNPKSTRDAMKSGMSVLFQELNVIDQLTVEENLTLGMERHKLGFIKKTDNQKKLKDILSSMDKNITLSQKVSELSVAQKQVVEITKSIATNSDVIIMDEPTAAITEAEIAKLFKVIKNLRKQNVTVIYISHRLTEIFEIGDYVTVMRDGCMIDTRPIYEFAGCSESYDEATNQMVRTVEEEESCKDLIRMMLGKIVVTGYKPNPVLSDSIVLSVRNVSNHKLKNISFDLYKGETLGFYGLVGSGKSEIARAIYGVDSIHEGLIEMDGVKVDFKDPKEAIYKNISLVPEERRTEGLCTMLNIRENSTLMNMDAVSKWGIIDKGQERTLVKDYISKLQIACRDENQKVSLLSGGNQQKVVLAKCLNSKPKIFLLDEPSRGVDVGAKEEIHNIVRELAREGVSSVVFSSELPEIMNLCDRIILLYEGEIKQVLKNGGNHDYEEILHIVTGGTVE is encoded by the coding sequence ATGTCAGAAACATTAATTTCAATCAAAGAACTTTATAAACAATATCCAGGTGTTCAAGCTCTTAATGATGTCAGTTTTGATATTAAGAGAAACACTGTTCATTGCATCGTAGGAGAAAATGGAGCGGGAAAATCCACTCTTATCAAGATCCTTGCCGGAGCTGTACAGCGTACGAAGGGCGATATCACGATAAACGGCAAGTCCTTCAATCCCAAGAGTACTCGAGATGCCATGAAAAGTGGAATGAGCGTTCTTTTTCAGGAGCTGAATGTTATTGATCAGCTGACTGTTGAAGAAAATCTTACCCTGGGGATGGAGCGGCATAAACTCGGATTCATTAAGAAGACGGATAATCAGAAGAAACTGAAAGATATACTCTCCAGTATGGATAAGAATATAACATTAAGTCAGAAGGTTTCGGAACTCAGCGTTGCCCAGAAACAGGTTGTTGAAATCACAAAATCGATTGCAACGAATTCCGATGTCATCATAATGGATGAACCAACGGCCGCTATCACCGAGGCTGAGATTGCCAAACTATTCAAGGTTATTAAAAACCTGCGTAAGCAGAATGTTACCGTTATTTACATCAGTCACCGTCTCACTGAAATTTTCGAAATCGGGGATTATGTGACTGTTATGCGGGACGGCTGCATGATTGATACAAGACCCATTTACGAATTCGCCGGTTGTTCGGAGTCCTATGATGAAGCCACGAACCAGATGGTCAGGACAGTAGAGGAGGAGGAATCATGCAAAGATCTTATTCGCATGATGCTTGGAAAGATCGTTGTCACCGGATATAAACCGAATCCTGTCCTGTCTGATTCCATAGTCCTTTCAGTAAGAAATGTATCCAATCACAAATTGAAAAATATATCTTTTGATCTGTATAAAGGGGAAACTCTCGGATTTTACGGGCTGGTAGGTTCTGGAAAGTCTGAAATCGCGAGAGCCATTTACGGAGTAGACAGCATTCATGAGGGGCTGATAGAAATGGACGGAGTGAAAGTCGATTTTAAAGATCCCAAAGAAGCTATCTATAAAAATATTTCTCTTGTTCCCGAAGAAAGACGGACGGAGGGACTTTGTACCATGCTCAATATACGTGAAAACTCAACCCTTATGAATATGGATGCTGTTTCCAAATGGGGCATTATCGATAAAGGGCAAGAGAGAACTTTAGTAAAAGACTATATTTCCAAACTGCAGATCGCCTGCCGGGATGAAAATCAGAAGGTGTCCCTTCTAAGCGGCGGAAATCAGCAGAAAGTCGTTCTTGCTAAATGTCTGAACTCAAAACCTAAGATTTTTCTCCTGGATGAACCGTCCAGGGGAGTCGATGTTGGAGCCAAGGAAGAAATACACAATATCGTCCGTGAGCTCGCCAGAGAAGGAGTTTCGTCTGTAGTATTTTCATCCGAACTGCCGGAGATCATGAATCTTTGTGATCGTATTATTCTGCTTTACGAAGGTGAGATCAAACAGGTTCTTAAGAATGGTGGAAACCATGATTATGAAGAAATCCTACATATTGTAACTGGAGGGACAGTAGAATAA
- a CDS encoding ABC transporter permease, whose amino-acid sequence MILKKMSFGLNVQKYLMLGILLLIFISFSLATPKFITYVNLSNVMLQVSLIIITGSALTLLMISGHFDLSVGSIIAFSGVMHAFISKHYAPTPISIIIAVLLGGLIGYLNGVMVTKLKITPIIATMGTMYAARGLAYIIARADGGANITSGLPLDFQSFGRGMVGPVPLPVIIMIAIVAIFYFIQTKTNLGRYSYAIGANKHSSYLSGVKVDRWVILLYVLAGILAGFCGTILVSRLGSGVPSIGLGFEFDVIIAIVLGGTLITGGEGSVLGMVIGALIIGFVANGLNLLDVQSFYQTVIKGAILLASIILERSLKNKIAQG is encoded by the coding sequence ATGATCTTAAAGAAGATGAGTTTCGGATTGAATGTTCAAAAATATTTAATGCTGGGGATATTGCTGCTTATATTCATATCCTTTTCATTAGCCACGCCGAAATTCATAACTTATGTCAATTTAAGCAATGTAATGCTGCAGGTTTCTCTGATCATAATCACAGGATCTGCTTTGACTCTATTGATGATCTCCGGACACTTTGATCTTTCCGTAGGCAGTATTATTGCATTTTCCGGAGTAATGCATGCCTTTATCAGCAAGCATTATGCCCCCACACCGATTTCTATCATAATAGCTGTCCTACTGGGGGGATTGATCGGTTACTTGAACGGTGTAATGGTCACTAAACTCAAAATTACTCCCATTATTGCAACAATGGGAACAATGTATGCGGCCCGAGGTCTGGCATATATAATTGCAAGGGCAGACGGCGGTGCCAATATCACCAGCGGCCTCCCTCTTGATTTTCAGAGCTTCGGACGTGGTATGGTCGGACCTGTCCCTCTGCCTGTAATCATTATGATTGCCATTGTCGCAATCTTTTACTTCATTCAAACAAAGACTAATCTCGGAAGATACTCATATGCTATCGGTGCCAATAAGCACAGCTCTTATTTGTCAGGAGTCAAGGTCGACAGATGGGTCATCCTCCTTTATGTTCTCGCAGGTATCCTTGCAGGGTTCTGTGGAACCATTCTTGTTTCAAGACTCGGTTCCGGTGTCCCCAGTATCGGGCTTGGATTTGAATTTGATGTCATCATAGCAATAGTCCTAGGCGGAACTTTGATTACCGGCGGAGAAGGCTCAGTCCTGGGTATGGTTATCGGGGCCTTGATCATAGGATTTGTAGCTAACGGTCTCAATCTTCTTGATGTTCAGTCCTTTTATCAGACCGTAATCAAGGGGGCTATTCTTCTGGCTTCAATAATTCTGGAACGCAGTCTGAAAAATAAAATCGCCCAGGGGTAA
- a CDS encoding SMP-30/gluconolactonase/LRE family protein — protein sequence MSLCKTIDTIPAFCGETPHYTTDSNSIVWIDSGNPVLYIYHLDSGSISSKKLPAPLEGLIPREKEGWVAPTAHSILYLNEEFELEQEIKSLLPDRQQLAFHDCCAGPDGSLYIGCYDEVDYAASKGCIYRLNPELQFEQVAEKLALPNGSGFSPDEKTFYINEMMASRILAYDFDTSKGTFSNRRTFTEIAPEKGYPDGMTIDSEGCLWVALWQGFKIVKITPDGKIAEEIEMSVPSPTSMTFGGTDRKTLYITTAKKGLSEEQLTDYPESGLLFKLPVKAKGLGARTFKG from the coding sequence TTGAGTTTATGTAAAACTATAGATACCATACCGGCCTTTTGTGGAGAAACTCCTCACTATACGACGGATTCAAACAGCATCGTCTGGATTGATTCGGGAAATCCAGTCTTATATATTTATCATCTTGATTCTGGCAGTATAAGCAGCAAGAAACTACCCGCCCCTCTGGAGGGTCTGATCCCCAGAGAGAAGGAAGGATGGGTTGCACCGACTGCGCATTCAATTCTCTATCTAAATGAAGAATTTGAACTTGAACAGGAAATAAAATCTCTTCTTCCGGATAGACAGCAGCTGGCGTTTCATGACTGCTGTGCTGGACCGGATGGATCTTTATACATCGGTTGTTACGACGAAGTAGATTATGCTGCATCCAAAGGATGCATCTACAGATTAAACCCGGAACTTCAATTCGAGCAGGTAGCCGAGAAACTGGCTCTCCCTAATGGCTCCGGATTCAGTCCTGATGAGAAAACATTTTATATCAACGAGATGATGGCTTCCCGTATCCTTGCTTATGATTTTGATACATCAAAGGGAACTTTCAGCAACAGACGGACTTTCACTGAAATAGCTCCTGAGAAAGGATATCCCGATGGAATGACCATTGATAGCGAAGGTTGTCTATGGGTTGCTCTATGGCAGGGATTCAAGATAGTGAAGATTACACCGGATGGAAAGATCGCAGAAGAAATTGAGATGTCCGTTCCGTCTCCCACCTCTATGACCTTTGGCGGTACAGACCGGAAAACCCTCTATATTACCACTGCAAAAAAAGGGTTATCTGAAGAGCAGCTGACCGACTACCCAGAGTCGGGATTATTGTTCAAATTGCCGGTGAAGGCAAAAGGACTGGGCGCAAGAACTTTCAAAGGCTGA
- a CDS encoding DeoR/GlpR family DNA-binding transcription regulator, which yields MKKRNGVAIEKRQENILGIIRKNGKASVKDLCDTFEVSVVTVRNDLILLEDKGLIIRTHGGAIAVKENEEGLVLPFDIREEKHFENKQRIGKAAADLVNDGEVIFIDGGTTASEMRHYLVDKKDITIITPSIVVTYWLAVTSNLKIYVLNGFFERDSYSTVGVPSMDFMSQWNLSKAFFGAAGFTLNEGLSDLEIGFVEQKKIIAEKAHTNIGLVDSSKWGILSLGSFVAPGDIDMLITDTDTPADEIQKARDLGIVVESV from the coding sequence ATGAAAAAGAGAAACGGTGTTGCCATTGAAAAAAGGCAAGAGAACATATTAGGTATAATTCGAAAGAATGGAAAAGCATCTGTAAAAGATCTCTGTGATACTTTTGAAGTCTCAGTGGTCACCGTCCGGAATGACCTTATTCTCCTGGAAGACAAGGGTTTGATAATTAGAACCCACGGAGGAGCCATTGCTGTCAAAGAAAATGAGGAAGGACTGGTTCTTCCTTTTGACATCCGGGAAGAGAAACACTTTGAAAACAAACAGAGGATTGGTAAAGCTGCCGCAGATCTGGTTAATGATGGGGAGGTTATCTTTATCGATGGAGGGACAACCGCATCAGAAATGAGGCATTATTTGGTTGATAAAAAAGATATTACAATCATAACTCCTAGTATAGTAGTGACTTACTGGCTTGCGGTAACCAGTAATCTTAAGATTTATGTATTAAACGGGTTTTTTGAGAGGGATTCCTACTCTACAGTAGGTGTGCCCTCAATGGATTTTATGTCTCAATGGAATCTTTCAAAAGCCTTTTTTGGTGCTGCTGGATTTACCCTTAATGAGGGGCTTTCCGATCTTGAAATTGGTTTTGTAGAGCAGAAAAAGATTATTGCAGAAAAGGCCCATACGAATATTGGTCTGGTGGATTCATCTAAATGGGGTATTCTCAGTCTTGGATCCTTTGTCGCCCCTGGTGATATTGATATGCTTATCACAGATACCGATACTCCAGCAGATGAAATTCAAAAAGCAAGAGATCTTGGAATCGTTGTAGAATCTGTCTGA
- a CDS encoding sugar ABC transporter substrate-binding protein gives MKERIVLTMLVLMLVTALPVFAAGGQEDSTIVIGKIPYTLAHDYHQSHVKWVEIYAMEKYGVEVKVVDGEASPEKSLNAVENFVAQGMDGLLLHITDPVILDQAISISHDEGIPVVSFYNEPKTKGNPHVRIDEPSTSFEMGVLAANKWKEFYPDKPIKVAMISFMNMEHVMNLRSTPFLEGVKSIDPSAELVVQLNGEGSSELSMAGAQDILQAHPEVNIVYGSTAEHAIGALAAFESAGRGKAVDGVPLTEIIIGTDATEGELLKLYDPTSAFKITQGLQPRENAMAEVDALMEVINGTMAMDDWKEISTKNFLVDYWNSSVEEGTSFLKEQYFSDLDLRAELGL, from the coding sequence ATGAAAGAAAGGATAGTTTTAACGATGCTGGTTCTGATGTTGGTAACGGCTCTTCCGGTGTTTGCTGCAGGAGGACAGGAAGATTCAACAATTGTCATAGGTAAGATCCCTTATACCCTGGCACATGATTATCATCAGTCTCATGTTAAGTGGGTCGAGATATATGCTATGGAAAAGTATGGTGTCGAAGTAAAAGTCGTGGATGGAGAGGCCAGTCCTGAAAAATCTCTCAATGCTGTTGAGAACTTCGTAGCCCAGGGAATGGACGGGCTGTTACTTCATATAACTGATCCTGTAATTCTGGATCAGGCCATCTCTATTTCTCATGACGAGGGTATTCCCGTCGTTTCTTTTTACAATGAGCCTAAAACAAAGGGAAATCCCCATGTTCGTATCGATGAACCCTCCACTTCTTTTGAAATGGGTGTACTGGCTGCTAATAAATGGAAAGAATTCTATCCCGATAAACCCATCAAGGTTGCCATGATTTCCTTCATGAACATGGAGCATGTTATGAACCTGAGAAGTACTCCCTTCCTTGAAGGCGTCAAATCTATCGATCCCAGCGCAGAGCTTGTTGTACAGCTGAATGGTGAAGGTTCTTCCGAGCTGTCAATGGCTGGCGCCCAGGATATTCTCCAGGCCCATCCCGAGGTAAATATTGTTTACGGTAGTACCGCAGAACATGCTATCGGTGCTCTTGCTGCCTTTGAATCTGCCGGACGTGGAAAAGCTGTAGACGGTGTTCCCCTTACTGAGATTATCATCGGAACTGATGCTACAGAAGGCGAACTTCTCAAGCTGTACGATCCTACATCTGCATTTAAGATTACACAGGGACTGCAGCCCAGAGAAAATGCAATGGCCGAGGTTGACGCATTGATGGAAGTCATCAACGGAACAATGGCCATGGATGATTGGAAAGAAATCTCAACAAAGAACTTCTTAGTTGATTATTGGAACAGCTCTGTTGAAGAAGGTACCAGCTTCCTGAAAGAACAGTATTTTTCTGATCTGGATCTGAGAGCAGAACTGGGACTGTAG
- a CDS encoding uroporphyrinogen decarboxylase family protein has product MTHRERVLGALAHKESDRIPIDLWGSASRICNKLYLEIAEDQNWKELGPCIKASRSGDYVDDRVSELVGCDFRHINIGKPTDFKSYTNEHGATIGEWGWGSTQVAGTSHISFNPLADAEESDIEKHRWPVADDPGRSAGIKEQVEALHNENEYFISAASGISGMMLDLGPYLRGFEQFLMDLYINEPFSHKLIGKITDVIIEIYSCYLKDVGPMIDCVEFSSDHGMQDRPLIAPDLYRKFFKGPYARIFSEVKKMAPNAKIFMHSCGSVRDLIPDFIDMGIDILNSLQPKATGMDSFELKKEFGTEIVFHGGLCLQGGITGTKEEAIDEAKRRIDAFAPGGGFIFAPSNHFMEDVSLENFYAVYNTARKYGRYPIKLTN; this is encoded by the coding sequence ATGACTCATCGTGAGCGTGTCTTAGGGGCATTGGCCCATAAAGAATCCGACAGGATACCTATTGATCTCTGGGGATCGGCCAGTCGGATATGTAACAAACTGTATTTGGAAATTGCAGAGGATCAAAACTGGAAAGAGCTGGGCCCCTGTATTAAAGCAAGCCGCTCCGGAGATTACGTGGATGATCGTGTTTCCGAACTTGTTGGATGTGATTTCAGACATATCAACATAGGAAAACCCACAGATTTCAAATCCTACACCAATGAACATGGTGCCACAATCGGCGAATGGGGCTGGGGTTCAACTCAGGTTGCCGGTACATCACATATATCTTTCAATCCTCTGGCAGATGCAGAAGAGAGTGATATTGAAAAACATAGATGGCCTGTCGCTGATGATCCCGGCCGCAGTGCCGGAATAAAAGAACAGGTCGAAGCTCTGCATAATGAAAATGAGTATTTTATCAGTGCTGCCTCCGGCATATCAGGAATGATGCTTGACCTGGGTCCATATTTGAGAGGCTTTGAACAGTTCCTCATGGATCTCTATATAAATGAACCATTCTCTCATAAACTGATCGGGAAAATTACCGATGTGATTATTGAAATATACTCCTGTTACTTGAAAGATGTGGGACCTATGATTGATTGTGTAGAGTTTTCCAGTGATCATGGAATGCAGGATCGTCCACTTATAGCACCCGACCTATATCGAAAATTTTTCAAAGGACCCTATGCCCGTATTTTCAGTGAGGTAAAAAAAATGGCACCCAATGCCAAAATTTTTATGCACAGCTGTGGCTCAGTTCGCGACCTTATCCCTGATTTTATAGATATGGGTATAGATATACTCAACTCACTTCAGCCTAAAGCGACTGGTATGGATTCATTTGAGTTAAAAAAAGAGTTTGGAACTGAAATAGTTTTCCATGGAGGACTCTGTCTACAGGGTGGTATTACGGGTACAAAAGAAGAAGCCATAGATGAAGCTAAAAGAAGGATAGATGCCTTCGCTCCAGGGGGCGGATTTATCTTTGCTCCCTCCAATCACTTTATGGAAGATGTCAGTCTGGAAAATTTCTATGCAGTGTATAATACTGCCCGAAAATACGGTCGCTACCCCATCAAATTAACAAATTGA
- the rpe gene encoding ribulose-phosphate 3-epimerase, translating to MKFEIGPSILSADMGRLADEVRAVEAAGADIIHVDVMDGNFVPNLGMGPKTVSAVKEYCQLPVDAHLMIANPLDFVESFANAGADMISFHIEATHTPLRVIQKIKSYGKKAGIAIAPGTPVSQLSELLDDVDYILLLSVEPGFGNQSFRTPVLKKIRELREILDVRESSVRIQVDGGVNPLTICDAADAGADIFVVGSAIFDRDDYGVETEQLRMLLNQSVYI from the coding sequence ATGAAATTCGAAATCGGCCCATCTATCCTTTCGGCTGATATGGGGCGACTGGCTGATGAGGTCCGGGCTGTGGAAGCGGCGGGGGCTGATATCATCCATGTGGATGTGATGGACGGGAATTTTGTTCCTAATCTGGGCATGGGTCCCAAGACCGTTTCAGCTGTGAAAGAATATTGTCAATTGCCAGTGGATGCGCATCTTATGATTGCGAATCCACTGGATTTTGTTGAATCCTTTGCAAATGCCGGAGCAGATATGATCTCCTTTCATATTGAAGCAACTCATACTCCCTTGAGAGTTATACAAAAAATAAAGTCTTATGGGAAAAAAGCGGGGATAGCTATTGCTCCCGGCACTCCTGTATCTCAGTTGAGTGAGCTTCTTGATGATGTGGATTATATACTTCTCCTCAGCGTAGAACCGGGATTTGGCAACCAGAGCTTTCGAACTCCCGTGCTGAAGAAAATCAGGGAACTTCGTGAAATCCTTGATGTCAGGGAGTCATCTGTCCGTATTCAGGTGGATGGGGGAGTTAATCCCCTGACCATTTGTGATGCAGCAGATGCCGGTGCAGATATCTTTGTTGTAGGTTCGGCCATTTTTGACCGGGACGATTATGGTGTGGAAACAGAGCAGCTTAGAATGCTGTTGAACCAGTCTGTTTATATATGA
- the deoC gene encoding deoxyribose-phosphate aldolase: MSDEICRYLDTAVLKPDMTRKEAMAAIAEAVKYRSKTVCVRPCDIDLARELSKGSDTEVSVVLSFPHGCGLSEVKAAEAKAYIDRGVSEIDMVANYGFIKSGEWDLVESDIRAVVEVCKPAAVALKVILESTELNLDEVKGATEAAIRAGADFVKTSTGFASGGASEEAVKVMLDTSAGKIKVKPSGGIRDYDRAKMFVDMGVHRLGIGVSSVKAICEGGVGESGDGY, translated from the coding sequence ATGAGTGATGAAATATGCAGATACCTGGATACTGCCGTACTTAAACCGGATATGACCCGGAAAGAAGCGATGGCTGCCATAGCAGAGGCTGTCAAATACAGATCTAAAACTGTCTGTGTCAGACCATGTGATATTGATCTGGCAAGAGAACTGAGTAAAGGAAGTGATACGGAAGTTTCAGTTGTTCTCAGTTTTCCCCATGGCTGTGGTCTGAGTGAAGTAAAGGCTGCAGAGGCTAAAGCTTATATAGATCGCGGTGTCAGTGAAATAGACATGGTTGCCAATTATGGTTTTATCAAATCCGGGGAATGGGACCTGGTTGAATCTGATATCCGTGCCGTAGTTGAAGTATGCAAACCTGCAGCAGTAGCATTGAAGGTTATTTTAGAATCTACAGAGTTGAATCTTGATGAGGTCAAAGGTGCAACAGAAGCGGCCATTCGTGCAGGTGCTGATTTTGTTAAAACATCTACAGGATTTGCTTCCGGCGGTGCTTCCGAAGAGGCTGTAAAGGTCATGCTGGATACATCTGCAGGAAAGATCAAGGTCAAACCCTCTGGAGGAATCCGAGATTACGATCGTGCAAAGATGTTTGTTGATATGGGTGTTCATCGTCTCGGTATCGGTGTTTCATCAGTAAAAGCCATATGTGAAGGTGGTGTCGGTGAATCCGGAGATGGATACTGA
- a CDS encoding ABC transporter permease, with translation MNTLNTALGQTQVKMPAYKKIPVQNLIIFSVLVLLIIIFSILSPRFLSSKNLVNIVRQTSYVIITGSAVTFLMISGNFDLSVGSAAALSGVFMAILARSGVPVPLAILGAVGLGIFIGYFNSLMVCFFEIPPFIATLGTMLICRGTALIISGGVTIRNDLPENYNVLGRGEFLNVPFPIWIMLAVVIVAVILQNKSLLGKYAIAIGGNKLAAQLSGINVNKMVSLFYIIIGGIVGLTGAIQSSRLGIGEPNIGDGFEFDVIIAIILGGTSLDGGEGSVMGMVVGALLIGVIGNGLNMMGVLTFYQSIIKGVVLVAAVLLDQRIKSKRN, from the coding sequence ATGAATACTTTAAATACAGCTTTGGGGCAGACACAGGTAAAGATGCCGGCATATAAAAAAATTCCAGTACAGAATCTTATAATCTTCTCTGTATTGGTTCTGCTGATTATCATCTTTTCCATTTTGTCTCCCAGGTTTCTAAGCTCTAAAAACCTGGTAAATATAGTTAGACAGACAAGTTATGTAATCATTACGGGATCGGCAGTCACATTTCTTATGATATCGGGTAATTTCGATTTATCTGTAGGAAGCGCCGCTGCTCTATCAGGTGTTTTTATGGCAATTCTTGCCAGATCCGGAGTTCCTGTTCCTCTGGCTATACTGGGAGCAGTTGGACTCGGAATCTTTATCGGTTACTTTAACTCTTTAATGGTCTGTTTCTTTGAAATACCACCCTTTATTGCGACCCTCGGTACCATGCTTATCTGTCGGGGTACTGCCCTTATCATTTCCGGAGGAGTTACGATCCGTAACGATCTGCCGGAGAATTATAATGTACTCGGACGCGGCGAGTTCCTGAATGTCCCGTTTCCTATCTGGATCATGCTTGCCGTAGTCATCGTTGCGGTCATACTTCAAAATAAAAGCCTTTTGGGAAAATATGCCATTGCTATCGGCGGTAATAAACTTGCTGCACAATTGTCGGGTATCAATGTCAATAAAATGGTTTCGCTGTTCTATATCATCATCGGTGGTATCGTCGGATTGACCGGAGCTATACAATCTTCAAGATTGGGAATCGGAGAGCCGAATATTGGCGATGGTTTTGAGTTTGATGTTATCATTGCAATTATTCTCGGCGGAACGAGTCTGGACGGTGGTGAAGGTTCGGTTATGGGAATGGTTGTTGGTGCTCTTTTGATCGGAGTTATCGGCAACGGTCTGAATATGATGGGAGTACTTACCTTTTATCAAAGCATCATCAAAGGGGTCGTTCTTGTAGCGGCTGTTCTTCTGGATCAGAGGATCAAATCAAAGCGTAATTGA
- a CDS encoding iron-containing alcohol dehydrogenase, with translation MFPFELHLPTKVVFGEGTINKIGEISSTFGKKAMLVSYDEDLIKSFGFYDKAVKSLNEANIEVLQFFGVKSNPTVDHVRKGIEVAKTEKPDVLIALGGGSVIDTVKAMAVGYYAEGDIWDMATGAEDMKDALPIIAVVTIPATSSEMNNVSVLFNDEIKRKEGFGSPLMYPKVAILDPELTYGLPIRQTAISAADVVSHLLEGYLNHNDPWAPMQDRYALGMIKTVIECMELLMKDPKDAQARATLMWVTTNSWNGFYVSGLGAFDASIHMIGHSFSAFYDTPHGAAMSVSIPAVMKYHLKDKIEKYSVFAQEVFGIEGEACEAMAEAGVDAIVSWFKRIGVPTSFKEADMPVNELDAMADDVLITAKNWGIESYTKEAVLEILDLCL, from the coding sequence ATGTTTCCATTTGAATTGCATTTACCTACGAAAGTCGTTTTTGGTGAGGGTACTATAAATAAAATTGGTGAAATTTCATCAACATTCGGAAAAAAAGCTATGCTCGTTTCTTACGATGAGGACCTGATCAAGTCATTTGGCTTTTATGATAAAGCAGTAAAATCATTGAATGAGGCAAACATTGAGGTTCTTCAGTTCTTCGGAGTCAAATCTAACCCCACGGTCGATCATGTCCGAAAAGGAATCGAAGTAGCAAAGACAGAGAAGCCCGATGTTCTGATTGCTTTGGGTGGCGGAAGTGTTATTGATACGGTTAAAGCCATGGCTGTCGGTTATTACGCAGAAGGCGATATCTGGGATATGGCAACCGGTGCTGAAGATATGAAAGATGCTCTACCTATTATTGCGGTCGTGACCATCCCGGCCACCAGTTCGGAAATGAATAATGTTTCAGTCTTATTCAATGATGAAATAAAGAGAAAAGAAGGGTTCGGAAGTCCTCTGATGTATCCCAAGGTTGCTATTCTTGATCCGGAATTGACTTATGGCCTCCCTATTCGGCAGACTGCAATTTCCGCTGCTGATGTTGTGTCTCATCTTCTGGAAGGATACCTGAATCATAACGATCCATGGGCACCTATGCAGGATAGATATGCTCTGGGAATGATCAAAACTGTTATAGAATGTATGGAACTCCTGATGAAAGATCCCAAAGATGCACAGGCAAGAGCCACTCTGATGTGGGTCACTACTAATTCCTGGAATGGTTTTTATGTCTCAGGTCTGGGTGCTTTTGACGCTTCCATTCATATGATCGGTCATTCTTTCTCTGCTTTTTATGATACTCCTCATGGTGCGGCGATGTCTGTCTCTATCCCCGCTGTTATGAAATATCACCTGAAGGATAAAATCGAAAAATACTCAGTCTTTGCTCAAGAGGTCTTCGGTATTGAAGGAGAAGCCTGCGAGGCAATGGCCGAAGCCGGAGTGGATGCAATAGTCAGCTGGTTCAAACGGATCGGTGTCCCTACTTCTTTCAAAGAGGCTGATATGCCTGTAAATGAGCTGGATGCCATGGCAGATGATGTATTGATTACAGCCAAAAACTGGGGAATCGAGTCATATACAAAAGAAGCGGTTCTAGAAATCCTAGATCTGTGTTTATAG